The following are encoded in a window of uncultured Ilyobacter sp. genomic DNA:
- a CDS encoding phosphatidylglycerophosphatase A, with amino-acid sequence MKKKTVKNLATCFGLGDLPKAPGTFGTLGGIPIFIGLTFIRRFFPNNMVYNSFYFMFLITFFAVAVYVSDICEREIYREKDPQNVVIDEVLGFLTTLFLINPVGVVQNIVAIFIGFVIFRILDITKIGPIYKSQMFGHGVGVVLDDFLAGIIGNFIMVCIWTIFF; translated from the coding sequence ATGAAGAAAAAGACAGTAAAAAACCTGGCTACATGCTTTGGTCTAGGGGATCTTCCTAAAGCACCGGGAACCTTTGGGACTCTAGGAGGAATACCGATATTTATAGGGCTCACCTTTATCAGAAGATTTTTTCCAAACAACATGGTATATAACTCGTTTTATTTTATGTTCCTGATTACTTTTTTTGCGGTGGCGGTCTATGTCTCTGATATATGCGAAAGGGAGATATACAGGGAGAAAGATCCTCAAAATGTGGTAATAGACGAGGTTCTTGGATTCCTGACCACACTTTTTCTCATAAATCCAGTAGGAGTAGTGCAGAACATAGTTGCAATTTTTATTGGATTTGTTATCTTCAGAATACTAGATATAACCAAAATAGGGCCCATATATAAGTCTCAGATGTTTGGGCACGGGGTAGGTGTAGTTTTAGATGACTTTTTGGCGGGGATAATCGGAAACTTTATCATGGTATGTATCTGGACTATTTTCTTTTAG
- a CDS encoding competence/damage-inducible protein A, which translates to MKAFIILVGTELLNGMTVDTNSLFMAEELNKYGIEICSKITVGDNIEEIIKAIEFGKSQSDLVIMSGGLGPTMDDLTKEAIARYLGKKLVVDPEEYKELKEKFKKIGIELLDNNVKEVEKPEGAVSFRNGAGMAPGIYIDGVAAFPGVPRELHNLFPKFLDYYAKKNNLKDEIYIKDIIVWGIPESHLETKIKHFFDQKDIFYEFLVKDYGIVVRLQAKESSKNLVEKIIEKIYNEIGHYVIGEDGKRIQDSVVSHLKTLDYNISLAESCTGGQIASMLVEVSGVSKVFFEGIVCYSNDSKVKRLGVSPETLKVHGAVSHETAKEMLDGLEGDVVIATTGIAGPDGGTEDKPVGTVYIGVRIFDEYYIKKYEFKGNRERIRRYSSMTALFKLLKMLEKRVEY; encoded by the coding sequence ATGAAAGCATTTATTATTTTGGTAGGAACAGAACTATTGAACGGAATGACAGTGGATACAAACAGCCTGTTTATGGCAGAAGAGCTCAATAAATACGGCATTGAAATATGCTCTAAAATCACCGTCGGAGATAATATAGAAGAGATAATAAAGGCCATTGAATTTGGGAAAAGTCAAAGCGACCTCGTAATAATGTCGGGAGGCCTAGGACCTACAATGGATGACCTTACCAAAGAAGCAATCGCTAGATATCTAGGGAAAAAGCTGGTGGTAGACCCGGAAGAATACAAAGAGCTCAAAGAAAAGTTTAAGAAGATAGGGATAGAACTTTTAGACAATAACGTAAAAGAGGTTGAAAAGCCAGAAGGTGCAGTGAGTTTTAGAAACGGGGCTGGAATGGCCCCGGGAATATATATAGATGGAGTAGCTGCTTTTCCAGGAGTACCAAGAGAGCTACATAACCTATTTCCAAAGTTCCTGGATTATTATGCAAAGAAGAACAATCTGAAGGATGAGATCTATATAAAAGATATTATAGTCTGGGGTATCCCGGAATCTCATCTAGAAACAAAGATAAAACACTTTTTTGATCAGAAAGATATTTTTTATGAATTTCTGGTAAAAGATTACGGGATAGTTGTGAGGCTTCAGGCAAAGGAGAGCTCAAAAAATCTAGTAGAAAAAATAATAGAAAAAATATATAATGAAATAGGTCATTATGTGATAGGTGAGGATGGAAAAAGGATTCAAGACAGTGTAGTGTCTCATCTAAAAACACTAGATTATAATATTTCTCTCGCAGAATCTTGTACTGGGGGTCAGATAGCTTCAATGCTTGTTGAGGTGTCTGGAGTTTCCAAGGTGTTTTTTGAAGGGATAGTATGCTACAGCAACGACTCGAAGGTCAAGAGACTAGGTGTAAGTCCGGAAACATTAAAAGTTCACGGTGCCGTAAGTCATGAGACTGCGAAAGAGATGTTGGATGGATTGGAAGGGGATGTGGTTATTGCCACAACTGGAATAGCTGGGCCTGACGGGGGAACTGAGGATAAACCGGTGGGAACTGTCTATATAGGGGTTCGTATTTTTGACGAATATTATATAAAAAAATATGAATTTAAGGGAAATAGAGAAAGAATAAGAAGATATTCATCTATGACCGCTTTGTTTAAATTACTTAAAATGCTTGAAAAGAGGGTGGAGTACTGA